From Lepisosteus oculatus isolate fLepOcu1 chromosome 8, fLepOcu1.hap2, whole genome shotgun sequence, one genomic window encodes:
- the c8h14orf180 gene encoding nutritionally-regulated adipose and cardiac enriched protein homolog isoform X2: MLSNGREDLYNQGRQFQQQGESEAALRCFLACLLGLTNMHSFHSLPDCLHQIAEVFIKDKNYAKALQFIQAEKMFYEVALIDLTAHQGTSGPSEVSQQGAEGWDFVDDLSEQASQARDYEKLAQLCIMSKRPHLALEYSGKATKIRQKTFGNDHPITAKSLELLASVYAEIGKKEYSDTLGQYMSALSKTFSTTDSFSDALNGVPPAKTEERSDVRLHHKKDVPSPPDVRKQKNGIPTTCTFPTSILRKKSNFSNDDKELAHRKKSDRRVHFREPEITVHVYNNSTNRPHYALLTCLFILLSILGAVMYCTDKRRHLKVCEELESMLSVCFVQMKQVLWSCWIWLTMQ; this comes from the exons ATGCTGAGCAATGGGAGGGAGGATCTCTATAATCAAGGaaggcagtttcagcagcagggGGAGTCAGAGGCTGCTTTGAGATGTTTCCTGGCCTGTCTGCTGGGGCTGACAAACATGCACAGCTTTCACTCTCTGCCAGACTGTCTTCACCAG aTTGCTGAAGTCTTCATCAAGGACAAAAATT ATGCAAAAGCCCTTCAGTTCATTCAAGCAGAGAAGATGTTCTATGAAGTGGCTCTGATAGACCTCACTGCTCATCAGGGGACCTCAG GTCCTTCTGAAGTATCGCAGCAGGGAGCAGAAGGATGGGACTTTGTAGACGATCTTTCAGAACAGGCCTCTCAAGCCAGGGACTATGAAAAACTTGCCCAGCTTTGCATCATGAGTAAAAG GCCTCATCTGGCTTTAGAGTACAGTGGAAAG gcAACTAAAATTAGACAGAAGACATTTGGCAATGACCACCCAATTACTGCAAAGAGCCTGGAGCTGCTGGCTTCTGTCTATGCAGAAATAGGAAAGAAGGAGTATtcag ATACATTAGGACAGTATATGTCAGCACTTTCCAAGACTTTCTCCACCACTGACTCATTCAGCGATGCTCTTAATGGTGTTCCCCCAGCAAAGACAGAGGAACGCTCAGACGTGAGACTTCATCACAAAAAGGATGTCCCTTCTCCTCCAGATGTCAGAAAGCAGAAG AATGGCATTCCTACAACATGTACATTTCCCACTTCCATACTGAGGAAGAAGTCAAACTTCAGCAATGACGACAAAGAGCtagcacacagaaaaaaatcgGACCGCAGGGTTCATTTCAGAGAGCCTGAGATCACTGTACATG tgtATAACAACTCTACAAACAGACCTCATTATGCCCTGCTGACCTGTCTGTTTATTTTGCTGTCCATCCTTGGAGCTGTTATGTACTGCACTGACAAAAGAAGGCACCTCAAAGTGTGTGAAGAACTGGAATCTATGTTAAGTGTTTGCTTCGTTCAGATGAAGCAGGTGTTGTGGAGCTGTTGGATCTGGCTGACAATGCAATGA
- the c8h14orf180 gene encoding nutritionally-regulated adipose and cardiac enriched protein homolog isoform X3, protein MLSNGREDLYNQGRQFQQQGESEAALRCFLACLLGLTNMHSFHSLPDCLHQIAEVFIKDKNYAKALQFIQAEKMFYEVALIDLTAHQGTSGPSEVSQQGAEGWDFVDDLSEQASQARDYEKLAQLCIMSKRPHLALEYSGKATKIRQKTFGNDHPITAKSLELLASVYAEIGKKEYSAKTEERSDVRLHHKKDVPSPPDVRKQKNGIPTTCTFPTSILRKKSNFSNDDKELAHRKKSDRRVHFREPEITVHDIPYYDYLLVYNNSTNRPHYALLTCLFILLSILGAVMYCTDKRRHLKVCEELESMLSVCFVQMKQVLWSCWIWLTMQ, encoded by the exons ATGCTGAGCAATGGGAGGGAGGATCTCTATAATCAAGGaaggcagtttcagcagcagggGGAGTCAGAGGCTGCTTTGAGATGTTTCCTGGCCTGTCTGCTGGGGCTGACAAACATGCACAGCTTTCACTCTCTGCCAGACTGTCTTCACCAG aTTGCTGAAGTCTTCATCAAGGACAAAAATT ATGCAAAAGCCCTTCAGTTCATTCAAGCAGAGAAGATGTTCTATGAAGTGGCTCTGATAGACCTCACTGCTCATCAGGGGACCTCAG GTCCTTCTGAAGTATCGCAGCAGGGAGCAGAAGGATGGGACTTTGTAGACGATCTTTCAGAACAGGCCTCTCAAGCCAGGGACTATGAAAAACTTGCCCAGCTTTGCATCATGAGTAAAAG GCCTCATCTGGCTTTAGAGTACAGTGGAAAG gcAACTAAAATTAGACAGAAGACATTTGGCAATGACCACCCAATTACTGCAAAGAGCCTGGAGCTGCTGGCTTCTGTCTATGCAGAAATAGGAAAGAAGGAGTATtcag CAAAGACAGAGGAACGCTCAGACGTGAGACTTCATCACAAAAAGGATGTCCCTTCTCCTCCAGATGTCAGAAAGCAGAAG AATGGCATTCCTACAACATGTACATTTCCCACTTCCATACTGAGGAAGAAGTCAAACTTCAGCAATGACGACAAAGAGCtagcacacagaaaaaaatcgGACCGCAGGGTTCATTTCAGAGAGCCTGAGATCACTGTACATG ACATTCCTTATTACGATTATTTACTAG tgtATAACAACTCTACAAACAGACCTCATTATGCCCTGCTGACCTGTCTGTTTATTTTGCTGTCCATCCTTGGAGCTGTTATGTACTGCACTGACAAAAGAAGGCACCTCAAAGTGTGTGAAGAACTGGAATCTATGTTAAGTGTTTGCTTCGTTCAGATGAAGCAGGTGTTGTGGAGCTGTTGGATCTGGCTGACAATGCAATGA
- the c8h14orf180 gene encoding nutritionally-regulated adipose and cardiac enriched protein homolog isoform X1: MLSNGREDLYNQGRQFQQQGESEAALRCFLACLLGLTNMHSFHSLPDCLHQIAEVFIKDKNYAKALQFIQAEKMFYEVALIDLTAHQGTSGPSEVSQQGAEGWDFVDDLSEQASQARDYEKLAQLCIMSKRPHLALEYSGKATKIRQKTFGNDHPITAKSLELLASVYAEIGKKEYSDTLGQYMSALSKTFSTTDSFSDALNGVPPAKTEERSDVRLHHKKDVPSPPDVRKQKNGIPTTCTFPTSILRKKSNFSNDDKELAHRKKSDRRVHFREPEITVHDIPYYDYLLVYNNSTNRPHYALLTCLFILLSILGAVMYCTDKRRHLKVCEELESMLSVCFVQMKQVLWSCWIWLTMQ, translated from the exons ATGCTGAGCAATGGGAGGGAGGATCTCTATAATCAAGGaaggcagtttcagcagcagggGGAGTCAGAGGCTGCTTTGAGATGTTTCCTGGCCTGTCTGCTGGGGCTGACAAACATGCACAGCTTTCACTCTCTGCCAGACTGTCTTCACCAG aTTGCTGAAGTCTTCATCAAGGACAAAAATT ATGCAAAAGCCCTTCAGTTCATTCAAGCAGAGAAGATGTTCTATGAAGTGGCTCTGATAGACCTCACTGCTCATCAGGGGACCTCAG GTCCTTCTGAAGTATCGCAGCAGGGAGCAGAAGGATGGGACTTTGTAGACGATCTTTCAGAACAGGCCTCTCAAGCCAGGGACTATGAAAAACTTGCCCAGCTTTGCATCATGAGTAAAAG GCCTCATCTGGCTTTAGAGTACAGTGGAAAG gcAACTAAAATTAGACAGAAGACATTTGGCAATGACCACCCAATTACTGCAAAGAGCCTGGAGCTGCTGGCTTCTGTCTATGCAGAAATAGGAAAGAAGGAGTATtcag ATACATTAGGACAGTATATGTCAGCACTTTCCAAGACTTTCTCCACCACTGACTCATTCAGCGATGCTCTTAATGGTGTTCCCCCAGCAAAGACAGAGGAACGCTCAGACGTGAGACTTCATCACAAAAAGGATGTCCCTTCTCCTCCAGATGTCAGAAAGCAGAAG AATGGCATTCCTACAACATGTACATTTCCCACTTCCATACTGAGGAAGAAGTCAAACTTCAGCAATGACGACAAAGAGCtagcacacagaaaaaaatcgGACCGCAGGGTTCATTTCAGAGAGCCTGAGATCACTGTACATG ACATTCCTTATTACGATTATTTACTAG tgtATAACAACTCTACAAACAGACCTCATTATGCCCTGCTGACCTGTCTGTTTATTTTGCTGTCCATCCTTGGAGCTGTTATGTACTGCACTGACAAAAGAAGGCACCTCAAAGTGTGTGAAGAACTGGAATCTATGTTAAGTGTTTGCTTCGTTCAGATGAAGCAGGTGTTGTGGAGCTGTTGGATCTGGCTGACAATGCAATGA
- the c8h14orf180 gene encoding nutritionally-regulated adipose and cardiac enriched protein homolog isoform X4 — protein MFPGLSAGADKHAQLSLSARLSSPGPSEVSQQGAEGWDFVDDLSEQASQARDYEKLAQLCIMSKRPHLALEYSGKATKIRQKTFGNDHPITAKSLELLASVYAEIGKKEYSDTLGQYMSALSKTFSTTDSFSDALNGVPPAKTEERSDVRLHHKKDVPSPPDVRKQKNGIPTTCTFPTSILRKKSNFSNDDKELAHRKKSDRRVHFREPEITVHDIPYYDYLLVYNNSTNRPHYALLTCLFILLSILGAVMYCTDKRRHLKVCEELESMLSVCFVQMKQVLWSCWIWLTMQ, from the exons ATGTTTCCTGGCCTGTCTGCTGGGGCTGACAAACATGCACAGCTTTCACTCTCTGCCAGACTGTCTTCACCAG GTCCTTCTGAAGTATCGCAGCAGGGAGCAGAAGGATGGGACTTTGTAGACGATCTTTCAGAACAGGCCTCTCAAGCCAGGGACTATGAAAAACTTGCCCAGCTTTGCATCATGAGTAAAAG GCCTCATCTGGCTTTAGAGTACAGTGGAAAG gcAACTAAAATTAGACAGAAGACATTTGGCAATGACCACCCAATTACTGCAAAGAGCCTGGAGCTGCTGGCTTCTGTCTATGCAGAAATAGGAAAGAAGGAGTATtcag ATACATTAGGACAGTATATGTCAGCACTTTCCAAGACTTTCTCCACCACTGACTCATTCAGCGATGCTCTTAATGGTGTTCCCCCAGCAAAGACAGAGGAACGCTCAGACGTGAGACTTCATCACAAAAAGGATGTCCCTTCTCCTCCAGATGTCAGAAAGCAGAAG AATGGCATTCCTACAACATGTACATTTCCCACTTCCATACTGAGGAAGAAGTCAAACTTCAGCAATGACGACAAAGAGCtagcacacagaaaaaaatcgGACCGCAGGGTTCATTTCAGAGAGCCTGAGATCACTGTACATG ACATTCCTTATTACGATTATTTACTAG tgtATAACAACTCTACAAACAGACCTCATTATGCCCTGCTGACCTGTCTGTTTATTTTGCTGTCCATCCTTGGAGCTGTTATGTACTGCACTGACAAAAGAAGGCACCTCAAAGTGTGTGAAGAACTGGAATCTATGTTAAGTGTTTGCTTCGTTCAGATGAAGCAGGTGTTGTGGAGCTGTTGGATCTGGCTGACAATGCAATGA